In one Amaranthus tricolor cultivar Red isolate AtriRed21 chromosome 8, ASM2621246v1, whole genome shotgun sequence genomic region, the following are encoded:
- the LOC130821211 gene encoding protein RADIALIS-like 5, which translates to MASSSYSSNSSWTSKQNKQFEKALALYDKDTEDRWQKVAEKVGKSPEEVKRHYDILVADVKRIEDGKVPFPYRSSGRNG; encoded by the coding sequence ATGGCATCTTCTTCGTACAGTTCTAACTCCTCATGGACATCCAAGCAAAACAAACAGTTTGAAAAGGCCTTAGCTTTGTATGATAAGGACACCGAAGACCGTTGGCAAAAGGTTGCGGAGAAAGTTGGGAAATCTCCGGAAGAAGTAAAGAGGCACTATGACATCCTTGTTGCAGATGTTAAAAGGATTGAGGATGGGAAAGTACCATTCCCTTACCGGTCATCTGGACGCAATGGCTAA
- the LOC130821214 gene encoding tubby-like F-box protein 5 has product MSFKGIVRELREMREGIGNLSRRGEGGRPWRGRTRSHIAPDQATPSIELEEVEQGRWANLPPELLLDIIRRIETSETSWPARSAVVFCAAVCRSWRDVTKEIVQTPEQCGKLTFPISLKQPGSRDLPIQCFIKRDRGTSTFRLFYGLTPAEDEHDKLLLAARKIRRATSTDFVISLVADDFSRASNAYVGKLRSNFLGTKFTMYDSQQPPDANVKTHSRSSRRFHSKQVSPKVSAFNYSIATISYELSVLRTRGPRRLHCVMHSIPLASIQEGGSAPTPQSFPQLSDEKQCPPTPSLQGKDQAIIGFSSTSLSDPPPGYSDDRLVLKNKAPRWHEQLQCWCLNFRGRVTVASVKNFQLVAAVEPHHNVSAAEQEKVILQFGKIGKDIFTMDYRYPLSAFQAFAICLSSFDTKPACE; this is encoded by the exons ATGTCCTTCAAGGGCATTGTAAGGGAACTTAGAGAAATGAGAGAGGGGATTGGAAACCTCTCGAGACGAGGCGAAGGGGGTAGACCTTGGAGGGGGAGAACTAGGTCACATATAGCACCTGATCAAGCAACACCTAGTATCGAGCTCGAGGAAGTTGAGCAAGGTCGGTGGGCGAATTTGCCTCCCGAATTGCTTTTGGATATCATTAGGAGGATTGAAACTAGTGAGACATCTTGGCCTGCAAGGAGTGCTGTTGTTTTTTGTGCTGCTGTTTGTAGATCATGGAGAGATGTTACTAAGGAGATTGTTCAAACTCCAGAGCAATGTGGAAAGCTCACGTTTCCAATCTCTTTGAAGCAG CCTGGGTCTCGTGATTTGCCAATTCAATGTTTTATCAAAAGGGATAGAGGAACTTCAACTTTTCGACTATTCTATGGATTGACACCTG CTGAAGACGAGCACGATAAGTTATTATTGGCTGCTAGGAAGATCAGAAGAGCAACAAGCACTGATTTCGTAATATCATTGGTTGCAGACGACTTCTCTAGAGCTAGCAATGCATACGTTGGAAAGCTCAG GTCGAATTTTTTGGGTACCAAGTTCACAATGTATGACAGCCAACAACCGCCTGATGCCAACGTTAAAACACACAGCCGATCAAGCCGTAGGTTTCATTCTAAGCAGGTTTCTCCGAAAGTTTCTGCTTTCAATTACAGCATAGCAACTATCTCTTATGAGCTTAGTGTTCTTCGTACGCGGGGACCCAGAAGACTACATTGTGTGATGCACTCGATTCCTCTTGCTTCCATTCAAGAAGGAGGCTCAGCACCAACGCCTCAATCGTTTCCACAATTATCCGATGAAAAGCAATGTCCGCCCACGCCTAGTTTACAAGGGAAGGATCAAGCTATTATTGGGTTTAGTTCTACCAGTCTTTCAGACCCACCACCCGGATACTCAGACGACAGACTTGTACTGAAAAACAAAGCTCCAAGATGGCATGAGCAGCTGCAGTGTTGGTGCTTGAACTTCAGAGGCCGAGTAACTGTCGCCTCGGTCAAGAATTTTCAGCTCGTGGCAGCTGTTGAGCCGCACCACAATGTTTCTGCGGCTGAGCAAGAAAAAGTCATACTGCAATTCGGAAAAATAGGGAAGGATATATTCACGATGGACTATCGATACCCACTCTCTGCCTTCCAGGCCTTTGCAATCTGTCTTAGCAGCTTTGATACAAAGCCGGCATGTGAATGA